A single genomic interval of Mucilaginibacter robiniae harbors:
- a CDS encoding ankyrin repeat domain-containing protein produces MGRLEYYITTEDLNSLNAMLAQNPMLAKYDDDTQVSPLMLSCVYKKPAATSLLLKYLDKIDIFEASAAGKFDMVAYLVYSNPELVNQHNDEGFTPLALACYFGHYEVARYLAFKGADVNQALDNGLDIHPIHLAVAAKHTDIVHMLIEHNVQLNVQQSSGITPLHYAAKNGDPEMLAMLLENGADLHIKMEDGLTPADLAREKGFEELAQILS; encoded by the coding sequence ATGGGACGTTTAGAATACTACATTACTACAGAAGATTTAAACAGCTTAAATGCCATGCTGGCTCAAAACCCAATGCTGGCCAAATATGACGATGATACGCAAGTATCACCACTTATGTTGTCATGTGTGTACAAAAAACCTGCTGCAACTTCGCTGCTGTTAAAGTACTTAGATAAGATTGATATCTTTGAGGCTTCTGCTGCTGGTAAATTTGATATGGTAGCTTATCTGGTTTATTCTAATCCTGAATTAGTTAATCAACATAATGACGAAGGCTTTACACCACTAGCTTTAGCCTGTTACTTTGGCCATTATGAAGTAGCTCGTTATCTGGCCTTTAAAGGTGCTGATGTAAACCAAGCACTTGACAATGGTTTAGATATTCACCCAATACATTTAGCTGTTGCTGCTAAACATACAGACATAGTGCATATGTTAATTGAACACAATGTTCAATTAAACGTACAGCAAAGTTCTGGTATTACGCCACTGCATTATGCTGCTAAAAACGGCGATCCTGAAATGCTAGCCATGTTACTGGAAAATGGTGCTGACTTACACATTAAAATGGAAGACGGTTTAACACCTGCCGATTTGGCTCGTGAAAAAGGCTTTGAAGAATTAGCTCAAATTTTAAGTTAA
- a CDS encoding aldo/keto reductase codes for MLHLQQNNIQIPVLGFGTYTLTGNKGIEATETALRIGYRHLDTAEFYKNEAEVGKGMRNSKLDRKDIFLTTKVWPTNLDKNKFIPAVEESLRQLNQEYVDLLLIHWPADNEDTNCSAVDLLAECLHKQYARLIGVSNFSIPQLEQAQKQAPIVCNQVEYHPYYSQKEMLDYVQENGLFLTAYSPLGQGDMLNEPVLKNIAAEYNKTVSQVVLRWLIQQPQVAAIPKASSEKHQLENLQIFDFELRDEDMEKISGLKHKNKKYC; via the coding sequence ATGTTACACCTTCAACAAAATAATATACAGATACCAGTATTAGGTTTTGGCACTTATACTTTAACAGGCAACAAGGGTATTGAGGCTACAGAAACAGCTTTACGCATCGGTTATCGGCATTTAGATACAGCCGAGTTTTACAAAAATGAAGCTGAAGTAGGTAAAGGTATGCGCAACAGCAAACTAGACCGGAAAGATATATTTTTAACCACTAAAGTATGGCCAACCAATCTTGACAAAAACAAATTCATACCGGCAGTTGAGGAAAGCTTGCGGCAGCTGAATCAAGAGTATGTAGATTTATTGCTGATTCATTGGCCAGCAGATAATGAAGACACCAACTGTAGTGCTGTAGATTTATTGGCTGAATGCCTGCATAAGCAATATGCCAGACTTATTGGGGTGAGTAATTTTTCAATACCACAATTAGAACAAGCTCAAAAGCAAGCGCCTATAGTATGCAATCAGGTGGAATATCACCCCTATTATTCGCAGAAAGAAATGCTGGACTATGTACAGGAAAATGGATTGTTTTTAACAGCCTATAGCCCTTTAGGGCAAGGTGATATGCTAAATGAACCTGTGTTAAAAAATATAGCTGCCGAATATAACAAAACCGTTAGTCAAGTGGTATTACGCTGGCTCATTCAGCAACCACAAGTAGCGGCTATACCAAAAGCATCTAGCGAAAAGCACCAATTGGAAAACTTGCAGATATTTGATTTTGAACTGCGGGATGAAGACATGGAAAAAATTTCCGGTTTGAAGCATAAAAACAAAAAGTATTGCTAA
- a CDS encoding alkaline phosphatase family protein, whose amino-acid sequence MKKATSFIALLFLLTSFQAFCQTDTAQLVIKGRINSKAQQKKPYVIMISIDGMRYDYADKYQAKHLLALRKSGVQAQSMKPAFPSITFPNHYTMVTGLLPAHNGLVSNRFYDRNFKQFYSYKGKTAAEGKWYGGTPLWVLAEQQHMLTASFYWVGSEADVKGVYPTYRYPYNEKIGIHQRINTVVKWLKMPAERRPHLITFYFPEVDHAGHEYGPETAETKRQVLFIDSAINELNKAVKTTKLPISFVVVSDHGMATIDNQNVLQIPASVDTTKFTISGEDILVELYAKNPKDASAIKGTYETIKKQKTSDYNVYLRSNTPAYWHYGLKDDRYNRIGDILLEPIYPKVFKIGKGKTKPGAHGFDPIKVKQMQATFYAWGPAFKTHLTIPTFKNLDIYPMVSQVLGLKYSEKLDGSKNLAKRILKK is encoded by the coding sequence ATGAAAAAAGCAACATCCTTTATAGCTCTACTGTTCTTATTAACTTCCTTCCAAGCTTTTTGCCAGACTGATACTGCACAACTGGTAATTAAAGGCCGAATCAACAGTAAGGCTCAGCAAAAAAAGCCTTATGTCATCATGATTTCGATAGATGGTATGCGGTATGATTATGCTGACAAATACCAGGCTAAGCACCTATTAGCATTACGCAAAAGCGGTGTGCAGGCACAATCCATGAAACCGGCTTTTCCATCTATTACTTTTCCGAACCATTATACAATGGTTACCGGTTTATTGCCAGCCCATAATGGCTTAGTAAGCAATCGTTTTTACGACCGGAATTTTAAACAATTCTACTCTTACAAAGGCAAAACTGCTGCCGAAGGCAAATGGTACGGTGGTACTCCGCTATGGGTATTGGCAGAACAGCAACACATGCTTACCGCAAGTTTTTACTGGGTAGGTTCGGAAGCCGATGTTAAAGGCGTGTATCCTACTTACCGCTACCCTTACAATGAAAAGATTGGCATTCACCAGCGTATTAATACTGTAGTTAAATGGTTGAAAATGCCGGCAGAACGCCGCCCGCATCTGATTACTTTTTACTTTCCGGAAGTAGATCATGCCGGACATGAGTATGGGCCCGAAACTGCCGAAACCAAACGGCAGGTTCTCTTTATAGATTCAGCCATCAACGAATTGAACAAAGCCGTAAAAACTACCAAGTTACCCATTAGTTTCGTAGTGGTATCAGATCATGGCATGGCTACTATTGATAATCAGAACGTACTACAAATACCTGCATCTGTAGATACCACGAAGTTCACCATATCAGGAGAAGATATTCTGGTAGAGCTTTATGCTAAAAATCCCAAAGATGCATCAGCCATAAAAGGCACTTACGAAACTATCAAGAAGCAAAAAACCAGCGACTATAATGTATACCTGCGCAGCAATACACCTGCATATTGGCATTATGGACTGAAGGATGACCGGTATAATCGTATAGGCGATATATTATTGGAACCCATTTACCCAAAAGTATTTAAAATTGGTAAAGGAAAAACCAAGCCCGGCGCTCACGGTTTCGACCCTATTAAAGTAAAACAGATGCAAGCCACCTTTTACGCCTGGGGGCCAGCTTTTAAAACGCACTTAACTATACCGACTTTTAAAAACCTGGATATCTATCCTATGGTTAGCCAAGTTTTAGGCTTAAAATACTCCGAAAAACTGGATGGTAGCAAGAATTTAGCTAAGCGTATACTCAAGAAATAA
- a CDS encoding DUF2157 domain-containing protein, whose product MDQHIYENLHAEGLISDVSFERIKQHRQHPLFSIHWEVKTLLYVGIIMLTSGSGILIYKNIDTIGHQIILALIALITAGCYAYCFKHKKPFSFAKVQTPNTFFDYILLLGTLCFLIFLGYLQYQYHVFGNQYGLATLIPTLVLFYTAYAFDHIGILNMAIVNLGLCLGVSVNLKQLLSYQTFNSQSVIYTYLGFGLLMLLAAWLTQKYILKKHFAFSYQHYGIHVGFIALIANYFFNYNESASVIWLIVQIALGMYIYQDAIQNKSAYFILLSVLYSYFSLNCLLIRAIMWVAPNDFVGLLLMFFSGSAAGIIYLLVYISRKIRAL is encoded by the coding sequence ATGGATCAGCATATCTATGAAAATTTACACGCAGAAGGTCTCATTAGTGATGTCTCTTTTGAACGAATAAAGCAGCATCGTCAACATCCACTGTTTTCCATACATTGGGAAGTAAAAACCTTGCTTTACGTGGGTATTATTATGCTCACCAGCGGATCAGGCATACTGATTTATAAGAATATAGACACGATTGGCCATCAAATTATTTTGGCTCTGATAGCACTAATTACTGCCGGATGCTATGCTTACTGCTTTAAACATAAAAAGCCTTTTAGCTTTGCTAAGGTTCAAACACCTAATACATTTTTTGACTACATACTGCTATTGGGTACCCTATGTTTCTTGATATTTTTAGGTTATCTGCAATACCAATATCATGTTTTTGGTAATCAATATGGCTTGGCTACCCTCATCCCTACCCTAGTACTGTTTTATACAGCTTATGCTTTTGATCACATCGGCATCTTGAACATGGCTATTGTTAACTTAGGGCTTTGCTTAGGTGTATCTGTTAACCTAAAACAGTTACTAAGCTATCAAACCTTCAATAGCCAGAGTGTTATTTACACTTATTTGGGTTTCGGCCTACTTATGTTGCTGGCAGCTTGGCTAACACAGAAATACATCCTGAAAAAGCATTTCGCCTTTAGCTACCAGCATTACGGGATACACGTAGGCTTTATTGCTTTAATAGCTAATTACTTCTTTAACTACAATGAAAGCGCATCTGTTATTTGGCTTATTGTTCAAATTGCTTTAGGCATGTATATCTATCAAGATGCTATACAAAACAAATCAGCTTACTTTATACTGCTTAGTGTTTTGTACAGCTATTTTAGTTTGAATTGCTTATTAATTAGAGCGATAATGTGGGTAGCACCTAATGACTTTGTAGGGCTTCTGCTTATGTTTTTTAGTGGCTCGGCAGCAGGTATCATCTATTTATTGGTTTACATCAGCAGAAAAATCAGAGCGTTATGA